GGGGTCTGAAGCGGACCCTGGAGGTCCTCCAATGGGCCGGGGTGGAAGTACCCCGGCTGGAGATGCCGCCCAAACCGCGCTATGCCCTGGTGCGCCCCTACCTTTCCGAAGAGGAGTTCGCGCGCTTGCTGGAAGCCGCCCGCCGCCACCCCGAGGGGCGCCTGCGGCGGCTGGGCGTGGCCCTGCTATACCTGCTGGGAGAGAGCGGGGCCTGGCCCAAAGAGGTCTTTGCCCTCCGGACGGAGGACTTCAACGGCCAGACCCTGCGCATACGCGGCCGACGGGCCAGGACGTTGCCCCTTTCCCGGGAGGCGGCCAGGGCCATCCGCGACTATCTGGAAGAGCGCGAATCGGTGGCTTCCCTGGCGCCCATCCCTCCCCCCTACCTGTTCCTGCGCATGACCAACAAAAGAGGGGGGCTGGGGCGGCCTTTGACCATGAACAGCCTCAACGCCCTCTTGCAGCGGGTGATGGAGCTGGCCCAGGTCTTCCCCGAGCAGATCGTCGGCTCGCTGCGCTGGCGAGCGGTGCGAAGGTACCTGCGCGCCGGATTATCCCCGGCCGAAGTGGCCGCCCGCACCGGGCTGGCCTCGGTGGCAGAGCTGGGAAGGCGGAAGGAGTAGCGCCCCGATCAGCCCCCGGCCTTCCGGCGGCGCTTGTGCTCGTACATGCGGGCGTCGGCCAGCGCCAGCAGGCTCTCCCCCTGGGCCTCCTCGGCCCAGGCCACCCCCAGGCTCGCGGGCAGGCCGGCCAGGGCGTGGTGAAGCCG
The Meiothermus sp. Pnk-1 genome window above contains:
- a CDS encoding site-specific integrase — protein: MLLEATPYDDPAQRKLRVEEALSRWDRTVLAEAAVYAHRLFRWHESQTLAVLTNLFYWLAEQGYVWPRLPQNALLLFWEECTTRHPPLSQRPLRKNTTLYAWWRGLKRTLEVLQWAGVEVPRLEMPPKPRYALVRPYLSEEEFARLLEAARRHPEGRLRRLGVALLYLLGESGAWPKEVFALRTEDFNGQTLRIRGRRARTLPLSREAARAIRDYLEERESVASLAPIPPPYLFLRMTNKRGGLGRPLTMNSLNALLQRVMELAQVFPEQIVGSLRWRAVRRYLRAGLSPAEVAARTGLASVAELGRRKE